From a region of the Hyphomicrobiales bacterium 4NK60-0047b genome:
- a CDS encoding MarR family transcriptional regulator: MQRSPEALAMTELIIETFRLNGQLLEVGDRLTAPLGLTSARWQILGAIETEGQSLTVAQIGRRMGLSRQAVQRVVNDLEANGFVKLEENPDHKRAKLVVLTPSCVKTMRELDEIQGAWANELSDALSETGLRRAFKLMKEIRERCSSIEEKYANRS; the protein is encoded by the coding sequence ATGCAGCGTTCACCTGAAGCACTAGCAATGACTGAACTCATAATTGAAACATTTCGTCTCAACGGCCAACTCCTGGAAGTTGGAGACCGGTTGACAGCACCACTGGGGCTAACAAGTGCCAGGTGGCAAATTCTAGGAGCCATCGAAACTGAGGGACAATCTCTCACGGTAGCTCAAATTGGAAGACGAATGGGCCTCTCAAGGCAAGCCGTTCAACGGGTCGTTAATGACTTGGAAGCCAACGGATTTGTGAAACTAGAAGAGAACCCAGATCATAAACGAGCAAAGCTTGTCGTGCTCACGCCATCCTGTGTCAAAACAATGCGTGAGCTAGATGAAATACAAGGGGCCTGGGCAAATGAGTTGTCTGATGCTCTTTCAGAAACAGGTTTGAGACGTGCGTTCAAACTGATGAAAGAAATACGAGAGCGATGCTCTTCAATTGAAGAAAAATATGCCAACAGAAGTTAG
- a CDS encoding antibiotic biosynthesis monooxygenase, translating into MVNFKELDTNVTLAEQMQEEEGPIVLVNVFTVEPSQEEELVKAWARDADFMKAQPGYISTQMHKGLAGSSTFINYAIWQDVESFRNAFSSPEFQKRIGDYPSTAVASPHLFKKLSVNNHCVA; encoded by the coding sequence ATGGTCAACTTTAAAGAACTCGATACAAATGTAACTCTTGCTGAACAAATGCAGGAAGAAGAAGGCCCTATCGTCCTTGTTAATGTGTTTACAGTTGAACCATCACAAGAAGAGGAGTTGGTCAAAGCCTGGGCACGCGATGCAGACTTCATGAAAGCTCAGCCAGGCTATATCTCAACACAAATGCATAAAGGGCTAGCTGGAAGTTCAACCTTCATCAATTATGCAATCTGGCAGGATGTCGAGAGCTTTCGAAATGCTTTTTCAAGCCCAGAATTTCAAAAGCGCATCGGCGACTATCCTTCAACCGCTGTCGCATCTCCGCACCTGTTCAAGAAGCTATCAGTAAACAACCATTGCGTTGCTTAA
- a CDS encoding polyhydroxyalkanoate depolymerase — MLYHLYEMNRGLFHPARIAAKSGSLLFNSPLNPVSQTPFGRSVAAMCDVFERATRQYGKPQFELETTLVDGKKVDVTEKTVWRNDFCRLRHFERDVPLSVSKASPRVLLIAPMSGHYATLLRGTVETFLPHAEVYITDWVDARMVPTCAGTFGLDDYITYLIDMMKLFGGDVHTVAVCQPSVPLLAAVSHMEAEGLDYVPNSMTLMGGPIDTRINPTAVNKFPEEKDISWFRDHSLSTVPWTFPGGGREVYPGFLQLGSFMAMNYDSHAKSHSDHFFDLIKGDDESAEKHQSFYDEYLAVMDLTSEFYLETVEKVFIEKQLPRGLLKYKNRKIDPAKIKNVALMTVEGELDDITGVGQCSAALDLCSNLPKKKKTQYVQPGVGHYGVFNGSRFRKFIFPEIHKFIKSHEPSKISAKRRIGLTATS; from the coding sequence ATGCTTTATCATTTATATGAAATGAATCGCGGGCTATTTCATCCCGCTAGAATAGCAGCAAAATCTGGTAGCCTTCTCTTTAATTCGCCTCTTAACCCTGTTTCTCAAACGCCTTTTGGCCGTAGCGTTGCTGCTATGTGCGACGTTTTTGAACGCGCAACTCGCCAATATGGTAAACCACAGTTCGAACTTGAAACAACGCTCGTCGATGGAAAAAAAGTTGACGTGACTGAGAAAACCGTTTGGCGCAATGATTTTTGCCGTTTGCGTCACTTTGAAAGAGATGTTCCTCTTTCTGTCTCTAAAGCTTCACCTCGTGTACTGTTAATTGCACCGATGTCTGGTCATTATGCAACGCTTCTTCGCGGCACTGTCGAAACGTTTTTACCTCATGCGGAAGTGTATATTACAGACTGGGTTGATGCTCGGATGGTTCCAACATGTGCCGGCACGTTTGGACTTGATGATTATATCACTTATCTCATCGATATGATGAAACTCTTTGGTGGTGATGTGCACACTGTTGCTGTTTGCCAGCCATCTGTTCCACTACTGGCAGCTGTTTCTCATATGGAGGCTGAGGGCCTTGATTATGTGCCCAACAGCATGACACTCATGGGTGGGCCAATTGACACCCGCATTAATCCAACAGCTGTGAATAAATTTCCGGAAGAAAAAGACATAAGTTGGTTTAGAGACCATTCCCTTTCTACTGTTCCATGGACATTTCCAGGTGGTGGGCGCGAAGTTTACCCAGGATTTTTACAGCTCGGAAGTTTCATGGCAATGAATTACGATAGCCATGCAAAGTCTCACTCCGATCACTTTTTTGATCTGATTAAAGGTGATGATGAATCAGCTGAAAAACATCAAAGTTTCTATGATGAATATCTTGCTGTTATGGACCTTACATCTGAATTCTATTTAGAAACCGTAGAAAAAGTGTTTATTGAAAAACAACTGCCTCGCGGTTTGTTAAAATATAAAAATAGAAAAATTGATCCTGCTAAAATTAAGAACGTTGCTCTCATGACGGTTGAGGGTGAGCTTGATGATATTACAGGTGTTGGCCAATGTTCAGCTGCACTTGATCTTTGCTCAAATCTACCAAAGAAAAAGAAAACTCAATATGTACAACCTGGTGTTGGTCATTATGGAGTATTTAATGGCTCACGGTTTAGAAAATTTATCTTTCCTGAGATTCATAAATTTATTAAATCTCATGAGCCATCGAAGATCAGCGCGAAGCGCCGTATTGGCTTGACAGCAACATCATAA
- the phaC_1 gene encoding class I poly(R)-hydroxyalkanoic acid synthase — MTVKENPMNNLFTPPDFKSEDAASRMASVMDHSQRMVNDFWAKQTKQASGSDFQFFDPFAAGRAFMELGAQMMANPAKYESIMQNVAQQNYQLMQSMLERMSGENVEPIIRPDYGDRRFADPSWSENLVSDFIKQSYLITSKFMNDIVHDLEGIDAESHAKAKFYTRQFVNSISPSNFASTNPLVLKKVQETGGDCLISGMENLLRDLERGQGKLKISTSDDNAFKVGENIAATKGKVVFQNDLIQLIQYEPTTKTVHRRPILFVPPWINKFYVLDLQEKNSLIKWTVDQGHTVFVISWVNPRKDLAHKSFEHYMTEGPLAAIDAIQEATGEKEVNLLGFCIGGILSVATLAYMAAKKDNRVKAATFLTTMVDLTDIGEASIFIDDEQLNAMEEYMGKKGYLEGHHMSGMFSLLRENDLIWSFVVNNYLLGKEPLPFDLLYWNSDSTRLPASMLIYYLRNFYKKNGLMKKNELELNGVPIDIEKVKTPSYFLSTKDDHIAPWRSCYPAVHKLKGPVKFVLGGSGHIGGVVNPPKAKKYGYHTNSKKCETAQEWFETSKEHKGSWWTDWGKWAKRRGGKKVPARIPGDHNLKVIEEAPGTYVKIRISD; from the coding sequence ATGACTGTTAAAGAAAATCCTATGAACAACCTCTTCACGCCCCCTGATTTTAAGTCAGAGGATGCGGCGTCTAGAATGGCGTCAGTTATGGATCATAGCCAGAGAATGGTAAACGATTTTTGGGCGAAACAAACAAAACAGGCCTCAGGATCTGATTTCCAGTTTTTCGACCCCTTTGCCGCAGGCCGTGCTTTTATGGAACTCGGCGCACAAATGATGGCAAATCCGGCGAAATATGAATCAATCATGCAAAATGTTGCACAGCAGAATTATCAGTTGATGCAATCCATGTTAGAGCGCATGAGCGGTGAAAATGTTGAACCGATTATTCGTCCCGACTATGGAGATAGACGGTTTGCTGATCCATCATGGTCAGAAAACTTGGTGTCTGATTTCATCAAACAATCATATCTGATTACTTCAAAATTTATGAATGATATCGTTCATGACCTGGAAGGTATCGACGCTGAAAGTCATGCAAAAGCTAAATTCTATACACGCCAATTCGTAAATTCCATCTCACCAAGTAATTTTGCGTCAACCAATCCTCTTGTTCTGAAAAAAGTTCAGGAAACTGGTGGCGATTGTTTGATTAGTGGAATGGAAAATTTATTACGCGACTTGGAGCGCGGCCAGGGCAAACTAAAAATCAGCACCTCTGATGATAATGCATTTAAGGTTGGAGAAAACATCGCGGCGACAAAAGGTAAAGTTGTTTTCCAAAATGACCTAATTCAATTAATACAATATGAACCGACAACCAAAACCGTTCATCGTAGACCCATTCTCTTTGTGCCGCCGTGGATTAATAAATTTTATGTTCTCGATCTTCAGGAAAAAAACAGTCTGATTAAATGGACAGTTGATCAAGGTCATACTGTTTTTGTGATTTCATGGGTCAACCCACGCAAAGACTTGGCGCATAAATCTTTCGAACATTACATGACCGAAGGGCCCCTTGCTGCCATCGACGCCATTCAAGAAGCAACCGGTGAAAAAGAAGTAAACCTCTTAGGGTTTTGCATTGGTGGAATTCTTAGTGTTGCAACACTCGCCTACATGGCGGCTAAAAAAGATAATCGTGTGAAAGCTGCAACCTTTTTAACAACCATGGTTGACCTCACTGATATTGGTGAAGCCTCGATTTTCATTGATGATGAACAGCTGAATGCCATGGAAGAATATATGGGCAAGAAGGGCTATCTTGAAGGTCACCACATGTCTGGCATGTTCTCGCTATTGCGAGAAAATGACCTTATCTGGTCATTTGTTGTCAATAATTACTTATTGGGCAAAGAGCCTCTTCCTTTTGATCTCTTATATTGGAACTCAGATTCAACGCGCCTACCAGCATCAATGCTGATTTACTACTTAAGAAATTTTTACAAAAAAAACGGTCTCATGAAAAAGAATGAGCTCGAGTTAAATGGTGTTCCGATTGATATTGAAAAAGTCAAAACACCAAGTTACTTTTTATCAACCAAAGATGACCATATTGCCCCTTGGCGCTCATGTTACCCAGCAGTACATAAACTAAAAGGGCCAGTGAAATTTGTTCTGGGTGGCTCTGGTCACATTGGCGGTGTCGTTAATCCACCAAAAGCGAAAAAATACGGTTACCATACAAACAGCAAGAAATGTGAAACAGCTCAAGAATGGTTTGAAACATCGAAAGAGCACAAAGGCTCATGGTGGACAGACTGGGGGAAATGGGCGAAAAGACGCGGGGGTAAAAAAGTCCCAGCCCGTATTCCTGGAGATCACAATTTAAAAGTAATCGAAGAAGCACCAGGCACCTATGTAAAAATCCGCATAAGTGATTAA
- a CDS encoding secondary thiamine-phosphate synthase enzyme YjbQ, giving the protein MQNSFFQKTDLIQIDTSPFSFHMITSKLDFWLREIGASEGLLTLLVKHTSASLTIQENADPTVRDDLLTILDELAPETRDYRHNMEGPDDMPAHIKTMLTNTTLSIPVVDGKMDLGTWQGVYLIEHRAHRMHRSIRLFFAGTDA; this is encoded by the coding sequence ATGCAAAATAGCTTTTTTCAGAAAACAGATTTAATTCAGATTGATACCTCTCCTTTTTCGTTTCATATGATCACTTCAAAACTAGATTTTTGGTTGCGAGAGATTGGGGCATCTGAAGGACTTTTGACACTTTTGGTCAAACATACGTCAGCCTCCTTGACCATTCAGGAAAATGCCGACCCAACTGTTCGGGATGATTTGCTCACGATATTAGATGAGCTTGCACCTGAGACCCGTGACTATCGTCATAACATGGAGGGGCCAGATGATATGCCAGCTCATATCAAGACCATGCTGACAAACACTACATTATCTATTCCTGTGGTTGATGGAAAGATGGACCTGGGGACTTGGCAGGGTGTTTATTTAATTGAACATAGAGCTCATAGAATGCACCGCTCGATCAGGTTATTTTTTGCTGGGACTGATGCTTGA
- a CDS encoding nucleoside-diphosphate sugar epimerase/dehydratase has product MTLGSHFIGRLISLPRYTKRAILMSLDFSLLSFALWCSYSLRLGMFYMPDSWQLLAVQLAAPTLGIFCFHYYGLYKLITRFAGRRGALKICVSVAVSILGWLLLLYMTKFTLANVPRSVIVMYGLFSIIYTWTSRSFITYLLSDYIPNSYKKDLDQALPVLIYGVGEEGTQLYHDLDRSADYRLVGFIDDNPSLWRQMLFGLRVNEPTSVIDLVRDHGVKEIFLADPSLTRRFKRDLLNKLAPFSVKVKALPALHEIASGKVMISDLRSIGLEDLLGRVPVPAQQDLLEKTVQQKIVMITGAGGSIGSEIARQVISLAPKMIILYERSEFALYQIEYELRQKLKDMATTKSPSSTSTTSDIEIVRVLGSVLDDKLLRKTMSTYGVNTLYHAAAYKHVPIVEDNPFAGIENNVFGTQFTALAAKDCGVDLFVLISTDKAVRPTNVMGASKRMAELVLQALADEPHTNTLFTMVRFGNVLGSSGSVVSRFREQIQKGGPVTVTHPEIIRYFMTIPEAAQLVIQSGGLAKGGDVFVLDMGQPVKIVDLAKSMINLSGLEVADKANPDGDIAIEFMGLREGEKLYEELLINENCSPTDHVSITRNNENYLSAAELSPKIKSLRHSIEAYDTEALLSLLSEIVEGYQISNTVMDLQNKNYKDKTLKSQHLDVMKNSSPLERNDVDEFIDEAPVPLSEQTEVTFKDVTSLKPSN; this is encoded by the coding sequence ATGACATTAGGATCTCACTTTATTGGGCGGCTTATTTCTTTACCGCGCTATACCAAAAGAGCCATTTTAATGTCACTTGACTTTAGCCTTTTGTCTTTTGCGCTTTGGTGCTCTTATTCCCTTAGACTTGGCATGTTTTACATGCCAGATAGTTGGCAACTCTTGGCTGTTCAACTGGCAGCGCCAACTTTGGGAATTTTTTGTTTTCATTATTATGGCTTGTATAAACTCATTACCCGTTTTGCTGGACGACGTGGTGCATTAAAAATATGCGTGTCAGTTGCGGTTTCAATTTTGGGATGGCTTTTACTACTTTACATGACCAAGTTCACACTGGCGAATGTACCTCGCTCTGTCATTGTCATGTATGGCTTGTTCTCAATTATTTATACATGGACCAGCCGAAGTTTCATCACTTATTTATTAAGTGATTATATTCCGAATTCTTACAAAAAAGACTTAGACCAAGCTTTACCTGTATTAATTTATGGTGTTGGTGAAGAGGGTACGCAGCTTTATCATGATTTAGACCGTTCAGCTGATTACCGACTTGTTGGATTTATTGATGACAACCCATCCCTATGGCGTCAGATGTTGTTTGGCCTTCGGGTTAATGAGCCAACTTCAGTTATAGACCTTGTGCGAGATCATGGTGTTAAAGAAATATTTTTAGCTGATCCGTCCTTAACACGACGCTTTAAAAGAGATTTACTTAACAAATTAGCTCCTTTTTCCGTGAAGGTAAAAGCGTTACCCGCTTTACATGAGATCGCCTCAGGTAAAGTGATGATTTCAGACTTACGCTCTATCGGGCTTGAAGATCTTTTAGGACGAGTGCCAGTGCCAGCTCAACAGGACCTTCTCGAGAAAACAGTTCAACAAAAAATCGTGATGATTACAGGTGCTGGTGGTTCCATCGGTTCAGAGATTGCGCGTCAGGTCATTTCGCTCGCCCCTAAAATGATCATTCTTTATGAGCGTTCTGAGTTTGCCCTTTACCAAATCGAATATGAGCTACGGCAAAAACTAAAAGATATGGCTACTACAAAGTCACCTTCCTCAACTTCGACCACCTCTGATATCGAAATTGTTCGTGTTCTTGGTTCGGTTTTAGATGACAAATTACTGAGAAAAACAATGTCCACATATGGGGTGAATACACTTTATCATGCAGCCGCATACAAGCATGTACCTATTGTTGAAGACAACCCATTTGCCGGAATAGAAAACAATGTATTTGGTACGCAGTTTACTGCACTTGCTGCAAAGGATTGTGGAGTTGATCTATTTGTTTTGATCTCAACTGACAAAGCTGTTCGACCTACGAATGTGATGGGTGCCAGTAAGAGGATGGCTGAGCTTGTTCTTCAAGCTCTTGCTGATGAGCCACATACCAATACACTTTTTACGATGGTGAGATTTGGAAATGTTCTTGGTTCTTCAGGCAGCGTTGTTTCTCGCTTTCGTGAGCAGATTCAAAAAGGCGGTCCTGTAACGGTTACGCACCCTGAAATCATTCGTTATTTCATGACTATTCCTGAAGCTGCTCAACTTGTTATTCAATCAGGTGGACTTGCTAAGGGGGGCGATGTTTTTGTGCTTGATATGGGACAACCTGTTAAGATTGTGGACTTGGCGAAATCGATGATCAACCTTTCCGGTCTTGAAGTGGCTGATAAAGCAAACCCAGATGGTGATATCGCGATTGAATTTATGGGATTGCGTGAAGGTGAAAAGCTATATGAAGAATTGCTGATCAATGAGAATTGCTCACCAACTGACCATGTTAGCATTACACGCAATAATGAAAATTATCTCTCGGCTGCTGAATTAAGCCCAAAAATTAAATCCTTGCGCCACTCAATAGAAGCTTATGATACAGAAGCTTTGTTAAGTTTATTAAGTGAGATCGTCGAAGGTTATCAAATATCTAATACGGTTATGGACTTGCAAAACAAAAATTACAAAGACAAGACATTAAAATCTCAGCACTTAGATGTCATGAAAAACTCTTCTCCACTTGAACGCAATGATGTTGATGAATTCATTGATGAAGCACCTGTTCCCTTAAGCGAACAAACTGAAGTAACTTTTAAAGATGTAACTTCACTGAAACCTTCAAATTAA
- a CDS encoding acyl-CoA synthetase encodes MTKNIFEQNLDKNPANYQPLTPLSLFERTSAIFPEHVAIIHGESRTTYSEFYKRSIKLASAISQQNLGKGDTVSVMLSNTPSMLEAHMAVPMAGAVLHTMNTRLDAEIIAFQMDHAETKLLITDLEFSPVIKAALEICKSKPVVIDYVDPEFDIEGERLSSIEYEEFLNKGDETFQWKMPDDEWDAISVSYTSGTTGNPKGVVYHHRGATLMCYSNNLAADLGTHPVYLWTLPMFHCNGWCFPWTISTAAGTHVCLRWVRAKAIYDALADHKVTHMCGAPIVMSTMMSASEEEKRTLAQQVTFVAAAAPPPESVLRAMAEAGFKVVHVYGLTETYGPATMNAWKSKWDDLPVQERASKMARQGVSYPALEGLTIMNPTTMKEVPKDGETMGEVMFRGNIVMKGYLKNTQATNDAFSGGWFHSGDLGVLYEDGYIQLKDRSKDVIISGGENISSIEVENILFKHERVTAAAVVGMPDEKWGETPCAFVELSEGPELREDDLIEFCRDNMARFKCPKRVVFGELPKTSTGKIQKFKLREYFKS; translated from the coding sequence ATGACGAAAAATATTTTTGAACAAAATTTGGATAAAAATCCAGCAAACTATCAACCTCTCACGCCTCTTTCTTTGTTTGAGAGAACATCCGCGATTTTTCCAGAACACGTGGCCATCATTCATGGTGAAAGCCGTACAACTTATTCTGAGTTCTATAAGCGCAGTATTAAGCTTGCAAGTGCGATCAGTCAGCAAAACCTTGGAAAAGGCGATACTGTCTCAGTGATGCTGTCAAACACACCGTCCATGTTGGAGGCTCATATGGCCGTGCCGATGGCAGGCGCTGTCCTTCATACAATGAACACGCGGTTAGACGCGGAAATTATTGCCTTTCAGATGGACCATGCAGAAACAAAATTACTGATCACTGATTTAGAGTTTTCGCCAGTTATAAAAGCAGCGCTTGAGATTTGTAAATCTAAACCAGTTGTTATTGATTATGTAGACCCTGAATTTGATATTGAAGGTGAACGGCTTTCATCAATTGAGTATGAAGAATTTTTAAATAAGGGTGATGAGACATTTCAATGGAAAATGCCTGATGATGAATGGGATGCAATTTCGGTTAGTTATACATCTGGAACAACAGGAAATCCAAAAGGCGTTGTCTATCATCATCGCGGCGCAACTTTAATGTGTTACAGCAATAATCTAGCCGCAGATCTTGGTACACATCCCGTATATTTATGGACCTTACCGATGTTTCATTGCAATGGTTGGTGTTTTCCCTGGACAATTTCAACAGCTGCTGGAACCCATGTTTGTCTGCGCTGGGTCCGGGCAAAAGCAATTTATGACGCACTTGCTGATCACAAGGTCACACATATGTGCGGTGCCCCGATCGTCATGTCGACTATGATGAGCGCTTCAGAAGAAGAAAAAAGAACGTTGGCGCAGCAGGTCACGTTTGTAGCCGCCGCCGCCCCACCACCAGAATCTGTCTTGCGCGCTATGGCCGAAGCTGGATTTAAAGTTGTTCATGTATACGGTTTAACCGAAACATACGGACCGGCCACCATGAACGCCTGGAAAAGCAAATGGGATGATTTACCCGTTCAGGAACGAGCCTCCAAAATGGCGCGCCAGGGGGTAAGTTATCCAGCACTAGAGGGGCTCACCATCATGAACCCCACCACCATGAAAGAAGTTCCCAAAGACGGTGAAACCATGGGAGAGGTCATGTTCCGTGGGAACATTGTGATGAAAGGGTATTTAAAAAACACTCAAGCAACGAACGATGCATTCTCCGGCGGTTGGTTCCATTCAGGTGACTTAGGTGTCCTTTATGAAGATGGGTATATCCAGCTTAAAGACCGTTCCAAAGACGTCATTATTTCAGGAGGTGAGAATATTTCCTCGATTGAAGTGGAGAATATTTTATTCAAGCATGAACGAGTAACAGCTGCTGCCGTCGTTGGTATGCCAGATGAAAAATGGGGTGAAACGCCGTGCGCATTTGTCGAGCTAAGTGAAGGGCCAGAACTTAGAGAAGATGATCTCATTGAATTTTGCCGTGATAACATGGCGCGATTTAAATGCCCCAAAAGGGTTGTTTTTGGAGAATTACCAAAAACTTCAACAGGAAAAATTCAAAAATTTAAATTAAGAGAATATTTCAAAAGTTAA
- a CDS encoding TlyA family RNA methyltransferase has product MSKSQPSNPKKVRLDLLMVEKKLVPTRSKARDLIKSGHVRVDGEVTKKAGQIWLETAEIKIAEEAPGFVSRAGIKLAHALEQFEMECKGKTILDLGASTGGFTEVLLGHEAAHVYAVDVGRDQLHKDLKEDERITSMEGRDARTLIKDEFKHPIDAITVDVSFISLMKLLEQPLTLVEPGGWVIALIKPQFEVGKKALGKKGIVKDKEAIQVVLDTVTSWFENQMSWHVIGLIPSPITGQTGNQEFLICVGRED; this is encoded by the coding sequence ATGTCGAAAAGCCAACCATCAAATCCCAAAAAGGTGCGCCTTGACCTCCTCATGGTTGAGAAAAAATTAGTGCCGACACGATCTAAAGCAAGAGATCTGATTAAATCTGGCCATGTGAGGGTTGATGGTGAGGTAACAAAAAAAGCCGGCCAAATATGGTTGGAAACAGCCGAAATTAAAATAGCAGAAGAAGCTCCAGGTTTTGTATCAAGAGCAGGGATTAAATTGGCGCATGCTCTAGAGCAGTTTGAAATGGAGTGTAAGGGAAAAACCATTCTAGATCTTGGCGCATCAACTGGTGGTTTCACAGAAGTTTTATTAGGTCATGAAGCTGCCCATGTTTATGCGGTCGATGTCGGCCGGGATCAACTTCATAAAGATCTCAAGGAAGATGAGCGTATCACCTCTATGGAAGGCCGCGACGCGCGGACCCTGATTAAAGATGAATTCAAACATCCAATTGATGCCATCACGGTAGATGTCAGTTTCATTTCTTTAATGAAACTTCTGGAGCAACCCCTTACATTAGTTGAGCCAGGTGGTTGGGTTATCGCCCTTATCAAACCTCAATTTGAAGTGGGTAAAAAAGCCTTAGGCAAAAAAGGCATTGTGAAAGACAAGGAAGCCATACAGGTAGTTTTAGATACTGTAACAAGTTGGTTTGAAAACCAAATGTCATGGCATGTTATAGGTTTGATTCCATCACCCATAACAGGGCAAACAGGCAATCAAGAATTTTTGATTTGTGTTGGAAGAGAAGACTAG
- a CDS encoding tyrosine recombinase XerC — protein MNTAFENWPVEKDLNTALCSWSAYLEDERDLALKTLDSYKRDIRQFIGFVHRSEDKKITLVDLSNLQARDFRSFLAYRRDSGASDRSVARGLSALRMFFKYLERHFNFQNSELHLISSPKIPHSIPKPLPVDKALESLASTDVVRDVAPWINDRDLAVMLLLYGAGLRISEALGLLRNEAPIKGVTILEITGKGKRERRVPILPVISDAISTYITNCPFELEANEPLFRGERGGKLSPRIIQLLMARLRHALQLPETATPHALRHSFATHLLGTGADLRQIQELLGHASLSTTQIYTEVDRDQLLRIYDAAHPRD, from the coding sequence ATGAATACCGCTTTTGAAAATTGGCCTGTTGAGAAAGACTTGAATACGGCTCTTTGTTCATGGAGTGCGTATCTAGAAGATGAGCGCGACCTCGCTCTCAAAACACTTGATAGTTACAAACGAGATATTCGGCAATTTATTGGATTTGTTCATCGTTCAGAAGATAAGAAAATAACCCTGGTTGATTTGTCGAACTTGCAGGCACGAGACTTTCGAAGCTTTCTTGCATACCGGCGAGATAGCGGTGCTTCTGATCGCTCTGTTGCACGTGGGCTTTCTGCATTGCGGATGTTTTTTAAATATTTAGAACGTCATTTCAATTTTCAAAATTCAGAGTTACATTTAATTTCATCTCCGAAGATCCCACATTCTATTCCAAAACCACTTCCTGTTGATAAAGCGCTTGAAAGTTTGGCTTCAACTGATGTGGTCAGGGATGTAGCGCCCTGGATAAACGACAGGGATTTAGCTGTGATGCTGCTTTTATATGGGGCCGGGCTTCGTATATCTGAGGCACTTGGCCTCCTAAGGAATGAAGCTCCCATTAAAGGGGTTACAATTTTAGAGATTACTGGCAAGGGCAAACGTGAGCGCCGAGTTCCTATTTTACCAGTTATTTCTGATGCGATTTCAACTTACATTACCAATTGTCCATTTGAACTCGAAGCAAATGAGCCTTTGTTTCGCGGGGAGAGAGGCGGCAAATTATCGCCTCGAATTATTCAACTTTTAATGGCGCGCTTGCGCCATGCTTTGCAATTGCCAGAGACGGCAACTCCGCATGCTTTGCGACATTCATTTGCAACGCACCTTTTGGGAACCGGAGCTGATTTGCGCCAGATCCAGGAACTTCTAGGTCATGCCAGCCTTTCAACAACACAAATTTATACTGAAGTTGATCGGGATCAATTGCTTCGTATTTATGATGCTGCTCACCCGCGAGACTAA